The following DNA comes from Clostridia bacterium.
GCTCCCCCCACTGCAGCAAAATAAACTGCTTTATTTTTTATCATGGATTGCACTACTTGCTCCGACCTCATACCCTTTCCTATCATGCCTTTTAGGCCTCTGTCTAGAAGCTCCGGGGTATAGGCATCTACCCTCCCACTAGTAGTAGGGCCGGCAGAACCTATTATTTGTCCCGGTTTGGGAGGACAAGGTCCTACATAATATATGATCTGATTTTTAATATCAAAGGGAAGGAGCTGTCCTTTTGCTATACACTCTTGCATTCTCTTGTGAGCTGCATCCCTTCCTGTATATATAGTACCGGAGATAGATACCATATCTCCCGCCTTGAGTGCTGAAACTACTGAGTCATCGATAGGAGTCTCGATTTTTATCGTATCCATATGGTTTTTTCCCTCCCCTTCATCATAATATAGCCTGCTTATGTCTTGCAGAGTGGCATTGTATATTTACTGCTACCGGCAGCCCGGCTATATGTGTAGCAGATGTCTCACAGTGCACAGCAAGAGCAGTAGTACGTCCTCCCAGCCCCTGAGGGCCTATCCCTGTCTTGTTTATCTTCTCCAACAGATAATCTTCTAACTTTTTAATATCAGCATGGGCATTGGAATCTCCTAATCTCCTTATAAGGGATTTTTTAGCCAGATACGCTGCCTTTTCCATGGTTCCTCCCATACCTACCCCTACAATTATAGGGGGACATGGATTGGCCCCTGCCTTTATCACTGTATCTATCACAAACTCCTTTACACCGTCCATACCCTGGGCAGGCTTCAACATTTTCAGCCTGCTCATATTTTCACTTCCAAATCCCTTAGGTGCAACTGTAATCTTTAAGCTATCTCCTTGGACTATATCGGTATGAATTATAGCAGGTGTATTATCCCCTGTATTCACCCTGTTAAAAGGATCTTTCACCACCGACTTTCTTAAGTACCCCTGGGTATATCCCCTGCGTACACCTTCATTTATAGCATCATAAAAACCGCCACCTACTATATGCACATCCTGTCCTAATTCGATAAACACAACTGTCATCCCGGTATCCTGACAAAGGGGCATATTTTGACAAGCTGCATACTCGGCATTTTCAATCAATTGTCTCAAAATGCTTTTGGCAGTATCAGATTCCTCTTTTTGTAAAGCTCGATTGAGAGCCTGTTTCACATCATCCCCTAAATTATAACATGCATCAATACATAGCTCCTTCACCGTTTCAGCTATGATCTCAGTGCTTATCTCCTTCATATTAAATCGCTCACCTCTATTGATATCTTAAATGTAATTATATCATTATATAGAACCATATCCAATTAATAAAAAAGACCTTTTAGGTCTTTTTTTAAAACTTGAACAGATCTTTTACCCTTTCCCAGAATCCTTTTTTTACTTCTTCATTCTGTGGTATCTTTTCTTGTTCATCTCTTTCTATTGGAGGGGTCCTTAATACAAATCTTACCGTTGAATTTTGTTTGTTCCTGGCATCCACAAATGAAGTATAATCCACAGATTTATCCTGATTTAAAAATTCTTCAAACTTTTTTATTCCTTGGTCATTTATCTGATCTAATCCCTCTTGTACATCCTTTTGACCGGCGACAGCCTTACTCATATTGTCAGTTATGCTATCCATGCCGTTGTACAGCTCTTGTGCCCCTTGGGCTGATTCATTTATTGCGGAATGAACATCCTGCCAGCCATTTTCCACATCTTGGGCTCCTTGTTCTAATTGTTCTATGCCCTGTATTAGTTTTCGACCTTCAGCGCCTAAATTGCCCAGTCCGTCGGATATCTGCTCTATCCCTGCCGAGTACTGATCAAATCCCTGTTCTAAAGCCCCGGTGTTTTCCGATATCTGTTTAGCACCCTGGGCAAAGTCTGCATACTTTCGGTTTATCTCCCCAATAGCATCCTTTTCAGCCATTATAGCTTGGAGCAGTTTTGCCTCCATGCTGTCTGAAGGATATGAACCTAATACCAGGGCAGCTAGTTGTACTATCTGTTCATGTGACGACTCAAAGGTTTTAAGTCCTGTCCCCATATCTTGGATACCTGACTCCAGCTTTTTTGCCCCTCCATTCAGCTGGGACAATCCATCGTTTATAGACTTTCCTTTTTGCAAAACCTCTCCTAGAGCACCGTTTAATTCATCGGCTCCCTTTATCAGTTGACTGCTTCCTCCTTTGATTGAGCCTATTCCCTGAGTCAAGCCCTCCAGCCCTTCACCTAATCCATGGGTATTTTTATACAGCGATGACAAGCCTGACGACAACTGGCCGGTACCTGTTCTGATATCCTTCATACCTTGGAGGAGTTTATCATCTCCATGGGATATTTGTCTAAGTCCATCTGCGATATCATCCATCCCGGACTGTAGGGAATCTATATCCTCATCAAAATTTCCCGGTATCGGCATAGACCCGGGTGCCACCTGAAAGGTCATCTCCTCCAAGCAGATATCCTCCCCATCCATTTCTACGGATATTTCCGCATCAGGCTGAGGTACCAGAGCATAATTTATATTCATCTGTTTACCTATCAGTATACTAGTAGTAGCATCTTTGGCATCTATATTTGAAAATCTACTCGTATCAAAGTTCATATTCAACATAACTATTAAAGGATCATCTAATCGGGATTCCACCCTTATATCGATTCTTAATTTTCCATCTTTGCCTGCCAACTCATCAGCATCTAATCTCTTCCCATCAAGATAATAATCTATATTGATATCAAAAGGAAGCCCTTTATCCAAGTTGCCTTGATAATATATCCCTTCTTTTTCAATGATATCAGCAGGCCATATTGTTTTTTCGCCTTCTATTTTAGGTTTTTCATAACCACCTATGTTTTTAATAGAGTTATAGTCACCATATTCAATATGTTCTGCTTGGTCAGACCAACCTTCCAGGTGCACTACTACAGCTGTTTCGTCTGCACTCCCATCACTATTCAAATTTACATACACCGTTTCATTTCTATTTATCTGTGCAGAAGCTGCAGAACAAACAAACAAAAATACAATTAATATAGTTATCGCTATTAACGACTTTTTCTTCATGGAAATCCTCCCATCAATATGATTTTCTATGCCATCTATCCATCAGCGAGTGAGCACCTATTAAAAGACCGGGCAAAAGTACGAATACCGTTCCCATACTTATGAGAGCTCCACGGGCTATCAAAAGTGTAAGCTCACCGGTAGTCTTGATGGCTGTTACAAAATATATAGTTATAGTGGATGCAAACAGGGTCAACGCACTGGTTAACAACGAGGCACCACAATCAGAATAAGTCTTTTGCATAGCCATCAACTTATCTGAATTCTCCAAAGCATTTTCTTTAAACCTGGATGTGAACAATATAGCGTAGTCAACAGAAGCTCCTAACTGGATAGCCCCTATGATTATATATGATACGAAAAACAGGGGGGCACCCATAAAATATGGGATGCTCAAGTTTATCCATATTGCAAACTCTATTACAAATATCAGCAGTATGGGAATTATTATGGATTTAAAAGTAAAAACCAATATTATCCCTATGAATAATATGGATAACATATTTACTTTTTTAAAATCACTCCGTGTGATTTGGGCTAAATCCTTGTATACTGGCGCCTCTCCTGCTACATATATTTCATCAAAATATCCTTCTGCATCCTTTTTTATTTGAGATATAGTGTCTTTAGTAAGCTCTTGCTCCGGCCGGGATACCAAAGTTACAGTAAAATAAGTAAAACCGTTCTCCGAAATAAAATTCTGTTTTAACTGACCAGGCAGGAACATCTCAGGTATATTGCCGTCCGCTAATGAATACATACTGCTTACCATACTCACATTGGGGTATTGTTCTATCAAACCTATAAATTCCTGCTCTTTTACTTTATCTTGATGTGGTACTAATAAATAAAGATCAGTCCCTTTTTGAAAAGTGTCTTCAATCAATTTTGTGGATTTTGCGGAAATAGAAGTATCATGCATGGTGGCAGACGCTGAATATTTGAAATCCAGTTTTGTCTGAGCCATGAATATAGGGAGCGCTATTATTATAGCCAAAATCAAAGTCAGATATCTATGTCTGATAAAAACATTTGCCAAACCTTTAAAATCCGGAATAAAAACCTTGTGTTTATATCTTTCTGTGATTTTATCAAATAAAAGCACAAGACAGGGAAGCAATATTATTATGCAAACTACGCTCAACAACACACCTTTTGCCATGACAAATCCCATATCCTTGCCTATACCGTAATTCATAAAAGTCAACGCTATAAAACCAGCCACTGTAGTAAGAGCACTGGAGAATATAGATGTAAATGACCTTTTTATCGCCTCTACCATAGCATCTTCAGAATTTTTAAACCTTTCTTTTTCCTGATGATAGCGATGGATCAAAAAAATCGAATAATCCATGGATACCCCTAACTGCAATAATGGGGCTGCCGCATGAGTCATATAGGATATCTCGCCCATAAAAATATTGCTTCCCATATTGAGAGCAATGGCCGCCCCTATAGATACCAACAGCAATATAGACTCTATGTATGAGCTGACAGACATAGAAATAATAAACAATATTATCACCAGCGCTATCCCTGTATACATAGGCATTTCTCTATTAGCTGTATTCTGAGTATCTATGGCATAGGCAGCCTCTCCGCCTATATAATACTCGCCGTCTATTATTTTTTTAATCTGTTCAATGGCTTGGTTTGTTTTTTGGTGTGCATTCCCCTCAGCAAATTTTATAATTAAAAGGTTATCTTGCCCTTTATTAAACTGCTCCTTTATATCATCGGGCATAAAGAATTCCGGTTGATACACATCGATAACATCATCCAGCCAAGCAACCTTACTCACACCTTCAATCTTTTCTATATTATTTTTTATATCTAAAATTTCATTTATTTTCTTTTCTCTTATCATTATCATGGCAGAACCTTTGATATCAAATTCACGGCTGAATATTTGATTTGCAATATATGAATCCATATCGGGAGGAAGATACCCGCCCATATCATATTTTATAGATACATTTTTAAGGAAAAAAAGAGAGATTATTGTCAAAATTATAAATAAAACTGTAACAATCTTTTTGTTTTTTACTATAAAATGCGCAAACTTATCCATACTATTAATGCACCCCTAAATAATAAAATAGCCACCAATCGTACATTTCAACTGATCTATTCAAATAGTAATTTCAAACAAATGTTTTAATAGATGTATTGAAAGTATAATACCAAAGATATATAATATTGTCAACGATATGTTTTAAAATCATATAAGTTAGAGGGAGATCTGATTTTAATGGCTGATAACAAATCCACCAGGGAACAAATAATAGAAGCTGCACTTGAAATATTGAGCAAAAAGGCAAGTTTCCAACTGACCACACGTGAAGTAGTAGAAAAAGCTAATGTAAATATAGCTGCAGTCAATTATTATTTTGGTTCAAAGGACAACCTTATAGAGCAAGCTATAGAGTTTCTGCTTAAAAAACTATATGAAATATTAAATGAGATGAAAGATGATTCAGTCCCGCCAAAAAAGAGGCTGTATAACTTTTCTTTCAAGTTTTTAGAGCTCACTGATAAATATCCGGGAATTGTAAAAAATATTGTGAGTACATTGATGTTTGAGGAAAACACATCCGAAAGCATCAAAAAGATGATACCGGAATTTACATCCATAGTATCAGACGTTATAAGACAGCTTTCTCCAAAAGATAGAAAATATCCGGTGGAATATCATACCTCCCAATTCATAGTAAATCTAGTTTTCCCCCAGCTTTTTTATAATTCGTATCCTACACTTTTTAACGATTCAAATGCCAAAAATAAAATAAGGAATGAATATATATCATTCCTTTTGGATAATATTTGAAAACACAAAATCATTTGCACACATCTATCCAAACTGCATCGGTGATTTCAGCAAGCTTGTCCACATCAACTCTAACTGCGGAGTTTGGCGATCCCGCAGCGGGAAACACATAATCATATTGTTTTAAGGATACATCCAAATAAATCTTTAAAGGTTGCTTGAGTCCAAAGGGGCATACTCCTCCTACAGGATGTCCGGTCACCTCTTTTACCTGATCAGGACTCAGCATTTTGGCCTTTGTCTTGAAGGTGTCTTTATATTTTCTGTTATTAATTCTTGCATCCCCTTTTGTTATTACAAGTATATTCTCATCCTTTAAAGCAAACGCCATAGTCTTGGCAATCATTCCAGGCTCTACTCCCAAAGCCTGTGCCGCTAAATCTACAGTTGCAGTGCTTTGTTCAAACTCTATCACTTTAAGGTCTATATTCTTCTCCTCTATCTCTCTTTTTACGCTTTGTATGCTCATTACTATCACCCCTTTTACATTTAC
Coding sequences within:
- a CDS encoding efflux RND transporter permease subunit → MDKFAHFIVKNKKIVTVLFIILTIISLFFLKNVSIKYDMGGYLPPDMDSYIANQIFSREFDIKGSAMIMIREKKINEILDIKNNIEKIEGVSKVAWLDDVIDVYQPEFFMPDDIKEQFNKGQDNLLIIKFAEGNAHQKTNQAIEQIKKIIDGEYYIGGEAAYAIDTQNTANREMPMYTGIALVIILFIISMSVSSYIESILLLVSIGAAIALNMGSNIFMGEISYMTHAAAPLLQLGVSMDYSIFLIHRYHQEKERFKNSEDAMVEAIKRSFTSIFSSALTTVAGFIALTFMNYGIGKDMGFVMAKGVLLSVVCIIILLPCLVLLFDKITERYKHKVFIPDFKGLANVFIRHRYLTLILAIIIALPIFMAQTKLDFKYSASATMHDTSISAKSTKLIEDTFQKGTDLYLLVPHQDKVKEQEFIGLIEQYPNVSMVSSMYSLADGNIPEMFLPGQLKQNFISENGFTYFTVTLVSRPEQELTKDTISQIKKDAEGYFDEIYVAGEAPVYKDLAQITRSDFKKVNMLSILFIGIILVFTFKSIIIPILLIFVIEFAIWINLSIPYFMGAPLFFVSYIIIGAIQLGASVDYAILFTSRFKENALENSDKLMAMQKTYSDCGASLLTSALTLFASTITIYFVTAIKTTGELTLLIARGALISMGTVFVLLPGLLIGAHSLMDRWHRKSY
- a CDS encoding YbaK/EbsC family protein, giving the protein MSIQSVKREIEEKNIDLKVIEFEQSTATVDLAAQALGVEPGMIAKTMAFALKDENILVITKGDARINNRKYKDTFKTKAKMLSPDQVKEVTGHPVGGVCPFGLKQPLKIYLDVSLKQYDYVFPAAGSPNSAVRVDVDKLAEITDAVWIDVCK
- a CDS encoding Fe-S-containing hydro-lyase, whose protein sequence is MSRLYYDEGEGKNHMDTIKIETPIDDSVVSALKAGDMVSISGTIYTGRDAAHKRMQECIAKGQLLPFDIKNQIIYYVGPCPPKPGQIIGSAGPTTSGRVDAYTPELLDRGLKGMIGKGMRSEQVVQSMIKNKAVYFAAVGGAGALISKSIKKADVCAYPDLGPEAIYRLQVEDFVVVVAIDCMGNNLYER
- a CDS encoding TetR/AcrR family transcriptional regulator; the protein is MADNKSTREQIIEAALEILSKKASFQLTTREVVEKANVNIAAVNYYFGSKDNLIEQAIEFLLKKLYEILNEMKDDSVPPKKRLYNFSFKFLELTDKYPGIVKNIVSTLMFEENTSESIKKMIPEFTSIVSDVIRQLSPKDRKYPVEYHTSQFIVNLVFPQLFYNSYPTLFNDSNAKNKIRNEYISFLLDNI
- a CDS encoding fumarate hydratase, with translation MKEISTEIIAETVKELCIDACYNLGDDVKQALNRALQKEESDTAKSILRQLIENAEYAACQNMPLCQDTGMTVVFIELGQDVHIVGGGFYDAINEGVRRGYTQGYLRKSVVKDPFNRVNTGDNTPAIIHTDIVQGDSLKITVAPKGFGSENMSRLKMLKPAQGMDGVKEFVIDTVIKAGANPCPPIIVGVGMGGTMEKAAYLAKKSLIRRLGDSNAHADIKKLEDYLLEKINKTGIGPQGLGGRTTALAVHCETSATHIAGLPVAVNIQCHSARHKQAIL